From a single Pseudomonas sp. A34-9 genomic region:
- a CDS encoding SOS response-associated peptidase, with protein MCGRYALFRWNRDFAALPGFPADQQAQWNISPNDSVLMLRAGEDGERTLARARWGLTPPWLTDLSKTPAHARAETVAEQPMFREALRQRRCLLPANGFYEWRGTQRKRPYWLTPGEGASLFFAAIWEAYPVQEQVWLSTAVITQPASSQRRPLILDEAGQAAWLDPETPLHVLQGLLASEPAALRERVLANLINDPKLNGPECLTPG; from the coding sequence ATGTGTGGACGTTATGCCCTGTTTCGCTGGAACCGTGATTTTGCGGCCCTGCCAGGTTTTCCCGCCGATCAACAGGCGCAGTGGAACATTTCCCCCAATGATTCGGTGTTGATGCTGCGTGCCGGTGAAGACGGTGAGCGCACCCTGGCCCGCGCCCGTTGGGGACTGACGCCGCCGTGGCTGACCGATTTGTCGAAGACGCCGGCGCATGCCCGTGCGGAAACCGTGGCTGAGCAACCGATGTTTCGTGAGGCACTGCGCCAGCGTCGCTGCCTGCTGCCGGCGAATGGTTTCTACGAATGGCGCGGAACGCAGCGCAAGCGGCCGTACTGGCTGACGCCGGGGGAGGGCGCTTCGCTGTTTTTTGCGGCGATCTGGGAAGCGTATCCGGTGCAGGAGCAGGTCTGGTTGAGCACGGCGGTGATTACGCAGCCGGCGTCGAGTCAGCGGCGGCCGTTGATTCTCGATGAGGCGGGGCAGGCGGCGTGGCTCGATCCCGAGACGCCGTTGCATGTGTTGCAGGGCTTGCTGGCCAGTGAACCGGCGGCGTTGCGTGAGCGGGTGCTGGCGAATTTGATCAATGATCCGAAGCTCAATGGGCCGGAGTGTCTGACCCCGGGTTGA
- a CDS encoding DUF2007 domain-containing protein — MQRIYDPENLMEGEMLKGMLASEGIEAHLVGRDLLGGTGELPIFGLLGLSVDNDQAEYARELITAYNAALPLPGDEPESFPGTLVC; from the coding sequence ATGCAGCGAATCTACGATCCGGAAAACCTGATGGAAGGTGAAATGCTCAAGGGCATGCTCGCCAGCGAGGGCATCGAAGCGCATCTGGTCGGCCGCGATTTGCTTGGCGGCACCGGTGAGCTGCCGATCTTCGGCCTGCTCGGGCTGTCGGTGGATAACGATCAGGCCGAATACGCCCGTGAGCTGATCACCGCGTACAATGCCGCGCTGCCGCTGCCCGGCGATGAACCGGAGAGCTTTCCCGGGACGCTGGTCTGTTAG